TCTAATAATGAgacaagggcagaattgacaatgaaccatctagctggagaagaacaacacagcctaccagctgatcaagcagcaggtaacTCCAGAGAAGTATGGATggtatcaaagagatggctttgaaagctttaatccaggtatcggatggtagcacccccaatttggactaccttgggtggctgcagctaaagctttaggacaattagaccatcgtGGGTGACTGTTaaataagcaaaccaatgctacctccctcacattgagtggtctGCTCTCAGACACAGAGACCATCATATATGCCACcatgcagaacagcaatagagtttttactctgggcgcatgggcatggctgtgtagactctgagggcatgtgttgcatgaacctctccagccacagcgagtcaatccaaaacagcattcaggtactgaagggttcaagaagcttcaagtggaaaacaaagactggttcaataaactcttccaatccaagggactaaaggattggatgatatctagctaaaacagggctattaattctcttagttgttgttgtattgttaattgtcccgtgtttgtttggatccttctagaaaatcttacaaaattctttatgttccatctttgttgtaaaacagaaaggagcaagatacccaacacaggctcctcatggactccttggaggagagaattggaggtcaGGATGGAACAAAAAACTCTCAGAGacacagtgtgggaaggaaaatccttaaaagtacctaaaagtattcttaaatccataaaatgCCTTAAAATCCTTGAGTATCTGAAGGCATTAATGGGCACTACTGAGTGTAAGTACAAAGCCCTCCAGGAACTTGTTaaaccagataattggggccgtgattgcaaaaacctctcaaagagtctgtatgaaaagggaaacaccaagtaccttaaaataactgaagtaccttgaagtactaatgagccgcactgagtgttgttactgacaaagcctctccagggactaattacagcagaaaattggagggcatgattgcaaaaacctctcagTGATTTCAAGGCAATTCAGAgcccaaagttctttaaaaaacctgcagtccccgggagcatgaaggagcccccagcgcCATTCCTGATaagggctccccagggactccttccagcagatccttgaggccactgggatgtgggctaggggggggatgctgagagcAGGACAAGAGGGTGACAGTTCCCACCCTGGTTGGGACTTTGCTAGGAGGCCCaggacctcaggacaaggtgtctcctcacagcccttggtggcacagaccctgctgtgccccagggcaccaagacttggcttctctttgtccccacctgtcatcactgcctccagttctctgcctggggcctggggacactttctcagtcgtgtccctcagtgggacccattaaaagtccaaggaactttggagttggattctgacttggagttctggagaagtttcttcagctctgtCTCAGGGACTGCTGTtaagggcctgagcacaaagccccagaggctcattaaagtccttgtgctgtgtctgtgctgatgagctgggctgggctcctggcacaaaggcagctcctggtaaccaagaagagcttcaaaagcacatttctctgatGAGCagatcttctgccagcccagcagggctggggcactgcctgcagccaccccgggtgtagcacagaggcacagagagcatcaatcagtcagggctgggaaggtgctgagaagtgcctggggcacaatcactgccagcccttggcacaggaactttTGGCTGtgggacaatgcagctgcagctcctggagtgatctcctgaagctggaccatcccaatgcctacagactctgtgagtacattgtCTGATTGTcttttgtgcagagcagccaggggtgcccagggctgtcctgcagagcagggtcctgcagcccagggcgctgggcTGCGgctgggactctgctgcctgccagggacagctctcagccagccctggaagctgctgccagcactgggggacaagatctgggtgagaGGAAACAACTGGTAAGGCTTTGAagttttctccttgtgtgggaGAATTATGCATTTTTCAGGACTGCTCCTCGGATGGCAtgtaactgcagaacatttctgaGTTGATTATAccgggagcacagcaaggcaggggctgcatgaaagggaaaatcctgcttttttaatatacagctctgggttgcctggatgggaaattgcacatagatattcatctctcagttcaggttgagaaaaataaaaacattttctctCAGATCTTAAGAAATCTGGAAGTAACAAAATCAGaacagggccccttagaggcagcatcagtgtcacttttccagcctcctcagggttgctctgacattgccatcagagcctgcagaaccAGAGCTGACCccgggcagtgcctgagctgggagtggtctgcagggcagagctgagcccacagggctgggctgggctctggcagcactggcagggcccagccctgagtacagggaagcagctgctggcagggacagctccaggcagcagagccctgggcaggcagtggggggaaggtGCCCCCAAGCTGTACTGGGATATTTAAAATTCTCTTCAAACCAAATTATTCCATGATTTCTTTTCtctacagatccccatgccaaggaacTGCAAATGTCTAACAGCAGCTACATCAGGCAATTCCttttgctggcattggcagacacgcggcagctgcagctcctgcacttctgcctcttgctgggcatctccctggctgccctcctgggcaacggcctcatcatcagcaccgtagcctgcagccaccacctgcacacgcccatgttcttcttcctgctcaacctggccctcagtgacctgggctgcatctgcaccactgtccccaaagccatgcacaattctctcTGGCACACCAGaagcatctcctactcaggatgtgctgtacaggtctttttctttctgtttttcatcTCAGCGGAATTTTATCTCCTGACATTCATGTGCTACGACCgatacgtgtccatctgcaaacccctgcactatggaaccctcctgggcagcagagcttgcgcccacatggcagcagctgcctgggccagtgcctttctcactgctctcatgcacacagccaatacattttccctgcccctgtgccatggcaatgccctgggacagttcttctgtgaaatcccacagatcctcaagctctcttgctcacaCTCAATcatcagggaacttgggctcattgcagttagttcctgtttagcactttgctattttgtgttcattgttttctcttatgtgcagatcttcagggctgtgctgaggatccccactgagcagggacggcacaaagccttttccacctgcctccctcacctggctgtggtctacCTGTCcgtcagcactggcatattttccTACCTGAAACCTCCCCCCATGtccaccccatccctggatctgacctTGTCAGTTCTTtgctcggtggtgcctccagccctgaaccccctcatctacagcctgaggaaccaggagctcaaggctgcagtgtggagactgatgactggatggtttcagaaacattaaaatgctggccaatttctgcaaatcacttgtaattaaagtcatctttgatagttctttttggttttattttgaaggtcctttgtctttcttttacttttttattattttcaacaAAGGAATACCATTCTTTGTGTCATTTCCATTGTGTTTCTCTTCACCTTCTGTGCAGCCAGACTGTGTCTGTGAAGGGCTGTACTCTCAATGGCTTTAAAAGAGCTAAAGAatttcccagcaaagttttctgcagtgatgtcatTTGTTGCATTCTCTAGAGTTGCAGcaccaatgtctgtgtgcagagctgggatcagatcagtgctggcccagcagctgtgcccagcagcacttggtgttgtcagtgctgctgtcgtggccctgccccactgccctggtggccctggtgttctgtagggcctgagtgctctcggggctgggcacaggcctgggggtggcagttgcaggcctgcagcagggacaggccatgggcctGGGGGCTTCAGGCcacttgcccaggctctctcaagaacacggccaggccaatgctcaccaCAGAAaaccccatgagcagccccaggctggccttgggcaggctgggggcaaacagcatggctggggctctgcaagggccctggggcagagaggaaggagcagcagagcaggggctgttccatccccagtgcgctgcacagcccagggcagcatcccagagcgtcctgatggagctgccaacaacatcccccctctgcagctctggcctctcccccagctcacacaggtgccccatccttgcaggcacagacacggcagcactgcctcaggagccccGGTTTGCATtgtacagagcagggggagcacccccatgctgttggtgtggggacacaaAGCAGAGGGAGCACAAACGCATTCAGTCCCtcgggccagcaagggcttggggacaccagggaaaccactcagctttgtcctggcctctgcactcagccagaaagtttgttcccatgagctgggagtttcctgtcccactgcaggcgctgttgctcagagccagggctttcTGGCAGCCACCccgaaactgccctgagcatttcctttgcttcaactttgctttctttactcttccttatATAAATGTCTTCCTTTTGCCcacccctcttccctcccctgcaaacaacccatccctgtttgccctttcctctctggcccctctccccattgcagttcctgacttggccccatgggaacgtcccttgggcagcaggatcatcctacaagtgctgcaggaattgtctgcaggcccctgcagtccctcgtgctgctcccttgccagaggcacttcAGGCCAGGGGGTAcgtctgggctgctgtgtctgactctgggattccctgttctgggcagtgaggaggagctgcagaggctctgcaggactgacaggatgggctttggggctggcaggagaagctgtgggacctgggctgctggagctgctgaagaggaggcccagggctcatcctgcaactgctccaagggtggtttcaaagaatc
The genomic region above belongs to Melospiza melodia melodia isolate bMelMel2 unplaced genomic scaffold, bMelMel2.pri scaffold_47, whole genome shotgun sequence and contains:
- the LOC134413651 gene encoding olfactory receptor 14A16-like, producing MSNSSYIRQFLLLALADTRQLQLLHFCLLLGISLAALLGNGLIISTVACSHHLHTPMFFFLLNLALSDLGCICTTVPKAMHNSLWHTRSISYSGCAVQVFFFLFFISAEFYLLTFMCYDRYVSICKPLHYGTLLGSRACAHMAAAAWASAFLTALMHTANTFSLPLCHGNALGQFFCEIPQILKLSCSHSIIRELGLIAVSSCLALCYFVFIVFSYVQIFRAVLRIPTEQGRHKAFSTCLPHLAVVYLSVSTGIFSYLKPPPMSTPSLDLTLSVLCSVVPPALNPLIYSLRNQELKAAVWRLMTG